CTTCCAACATCACCCGCATCCAGCAAGTGCTGTACGCCGCCCACCAATCCGGGCGTAAAGTGGCAGTCATCGGCAAAACGCTGCATAAAGTAATGGACATCGCCGTGCGCCTTGGCTATTTGCATGTTCCAGACAAGGTGACGATTTCTGCGCACGATATCGATCGCTACAATGACCGCGAGCTCGTCATTTTGACAACCGGCGGGCATGGCGAGCCGATGAGCGCGCTTTGGCGCATGGCGCGTCAAGCGAACAAACAAGTGAACATCAAAGAAGGGGATACCGTCATCGTCGCCGCATCCGTCATGCCGGGCTATGAGCTTGGGTTCGCGAAAACGATCGACGCCTTGTATCGGGCCGGCGCCAACGTGATTTACCGCGACCGGCAAGTGCACGTATCTGGGCACGGTTGCCAAGAAGAATTAAAGTTGATGCTCAATTTAATGAAGCCAAAATACTTTATTCCGGTGCATGGGGAATATCGGATGCAAAAAGCGCACGCCCGGTTGGCGAAGGCGGTCGGCATCTCGGAGGAGCGGACGTTTTTAATCGACAAAGGCGAAGTGATCGAGTTCCGCGGCGGTGCCGCCCGCCCTGGCGGCAAAGTGCCGTACGGCAATATTTTAATTGATGGCCTCGGCATTGGCGATGTCGGCAACATTGTGTTGCGTGACCGCCGCTTATTGTCCCAGGACGGCATTTTGATCGCCGTCGTCACGCTGAATAAAGAAGCGAAAACGATCGCCGCCGGCCCGGAAATCATTTCGCGGGGGTTCGTCTACATGCGCGAGTCTGAGACACTGCTTGAGGAAGCAGAGAAAATGGTGGCGGCAATCATCGAGCGCTGCCTTGAATCGTACATGCTTGAATGGTCGTCGTTGAAAGCGAACATCCGTGAAGCGTTAAGCCAGTTTTTATTTGAAAAAACGAAGCGCAGACCAATGATTTTGCCTATTATTATGGAAGTATAATGCAATCATGCTCAAAGTCAACTGGAAAATGCCGGGAACGGTCAGCCGTTGCCGGCATTTTTCTTTTTTCTTTCGGCCATACTAAGCGTATGATCGACAAGAAAGGAGACGAGAAATGGATGGAGAAGGAACGTTATTTTCAAGCGGAAACCGAGGGCGAACAGCCGGAAACAAAGGCCGAGGAAGCGACTGCGGCCATCACCCAGCTTG
Above is a window of Geobacillus thermoleovorans DNA encoding:
- a CDS encoding ribonuclease J, whose protein sequence is MKSKIKPVEKIRIFALGGVGEIGKNMYVVELDEDIFVIDAGVMFPEDEMLGIDKVIPDITYLIERQHRIQAIFLTHGHEEHMGAIAYVLKQLSVPVYGTKLTLGLAEALLKEQGVSGAKLNEVHPDAELVFDKAKVTFFRTIHSIPDSIGISLHTSQGAIVYTSDFKFDQTPYGNNRTDLGKMAQIGEEGVLCLLSDSTNAERPGYSGSDTVVAYEIADVIGHAKGRVFVACYASNITRIQQVLYAAHQSGRKVAVIGKTLHKVMDIAVRLGYLHVPDKVTISAHDIDRYNDRELVILTTGGHGEPMSALWRMARQANKQVNIKEGDTVIVAASVMPGYELGFAKTIDALYRAGANVIYRDRQVHVSGHGCQEELKLMLNLMKPKYFIPVHGEYRMQKAHARLAKAVGISEERTFLIDKGEVIEFRGGAARPGGKVPYGNILIDGLGIGDVGNIVLRDRRLLSQDGILIAVVTLNKEAKTIAAGPEIISRGFVYMRESETLLEEAEKMVAAIIERCLESYMLEWSSLKANIREALSQFLFEKTKRRPMILPIIMEV